The following are from one region of the Noviherbaspirillum sedimenti genome:
- the ruvB gene encoding Holliday junction branch migration DNA helicase RuvB, translated as MTIQTDNFSEQRIIAATPVSPNEEAIERALRPKQLDEYVGQEKIRDQLEIFISAARKRREALDHTLLFGPPGLGKTTLAHIIAREMGVNLRQTSGPVLERAGDLAALLTNLEANDVLFIDEIHRLSPVVEEILYPALEDYQIDIMIGEGPAARSVRLDLQPFTLVGATTRAGMLTNPLRDRFGIVARLEFYTPEQLARIVSRSSALLHAPIQDAGALEIARRSRGTPRIANRLLRRVRDYAEVKGTGEITQEIADAALKMLDVDPVGFDLMDRKLLEAVLFKFNGGPVGLDNLAAAIGEERDTIEDVLEPYLIQQGFLQRTPRGRIATPAAYMHFGATAPRTSPSGDLWG; from the coding sequence ATGACGATCCAGACCGACAATTTCTCAGAGCAACGTATCATTGCCGCAACGCCGGTATCGCCCAACGAGGAAGCGATCGAACGCGCCTTGCGGCCGAAGCAGCTGGATGAATACGTTGGTCAGGAAAAAATCCGCGATCAGCTGGAAATCTTCATCAGCGCTGCCAGAAAGCGCCGCGAAGCGCTCGACCATACCTTGCTGTTCGGTCCGCCCGGCCTTGGCAAGACTACGCTGGCGCATATCATTGCGCGCGAAATGGGCGTCAACCTGCGCCAGACTTCAGGGCCGGTGCTGGAACGCGCCGGCGACCTGGCGGCGTTGTTGACCAATCTGGAAGCCAACGATGTGCTGTTCATCGATGAGATCCACCGTTTGTCGCCTGTGGTGGAGGAAATCCTCTACCCGGCGCTGGAGGATTATCAGATCGATATCATGATCGGCGAAGGCCCGGCGGCGCGCTCGGTGCGGCTCGACCTGCAGCCATTCACCCTGGTCGGCGCCACCACCCGTGCCGGCATGCTGACCAATCCCTTGCGCGACCGTTTCGGTATTGTGGCCCGCCTGGAGTTTTATACGCCGGAGCAACTGGCGCGCATCGTCAGCCGCAGTTCGGCCTTGCTGCATGCGCCGATCCAAGATGCCGGCGCACTGGAAATCGCCCGCCGCAGCCGCGGCACCCCGCGTATCGCTAATCGTTTGCTGCGTCGGGTGCGCGACTATGCCGAGGTCAAGGGCACCGGAGAAATTACGCAGGAAATAGCCGATGCCGCCCTGAAAATGCTGGATGTCGATCCGGTCGGTTTTGACTTGATGGACCGTAAGTTGCTGGAGGCGGTATTGTTCAAATTCAATGGCGGCCCGGTCGGCCTGGACAATCTGGCAGCGGCGATTGGCGAAGAGCGCGACACCATCGAGGATGTGCTGGAACCTTATTTGATCCAGCAAGGCTTTTTGCAACGTACGCCACGCGGCCGCATCGCCACGCCGGCGGCGTATATGCATTTCGGTGCCACTGCGCCGCGCACCAGCCCCAGCGGCGACCTCTGGGGCTAG
- a CDS encoding histidine phosphatase family protein, which produces MTEILLIRHGETDWNTERRLQGHLDIALNAEGVRQAQALGRALRGEALDAIFSSDLGRARQTAQAIAAGRGIAVQIETGLRERCYGAFEGLRHADIRERYPREYAAWQARELDAVLPPGAQPAETLRDFAARAVGAVAGLAVAHNLRRIALVSHGGVLECICREARGIGWAAPRDFDIRNASINRLHWNDSALRVLEWGDIAHLRQDVLDEIDRS; this is translated from the coding sequence ATGACCGAGATACTACTGATCCGCCACGGCGAAACCGACTGGAATACCGAACGCCGCCTGCAGGGCCACCTGGATATCGCGCTGAACGCCGAAGGCGTGCGGCAGGCGCAGGCACTGGGGCGGGCCTTGCGTGGCGAAGCGCTGGATGCGATCTTTTCCAGCGACCTTGGACGCGCCAGGCAAACCGCGCAGGCGATCGCCGCCGGACGCGGCATCGCGGTGCAGATCGAAACAGGATTGCGCGAGCGCTGCTATGGCGCCTTCGAAGGCTTGCGCCATGCCGACATTCGGGAGCGCTATCCGCGCGAGTATGCGGCGTGGCAGGCGCGCGAACTCGATGCCGTGCTGCCTCCCGGCGCGCAACCCGCCGAAACCCTGCGCGACTTTGCCGCGCGTGCGGTTGGCGCGGTGGCGGGGCTGGCGGTGGCGCATAATTTGCGGCGGATTGCGCTGGTGTCGCATGGCGGCGTGCTCGAATGCATCTGCCGCGAAGCCCGCGGCATCGGCTGGGCCGCGCCGCGCGACTTCGATATCCGCAACGCCAGCATCAACCGCTTGCACTGGAACGACAGCGCCTTGCGCGTGCTGGAATGGGGCGATATTGCCCACCTGCGGCAGGATGTACTGGATGAAATCGACCGCAGTTGA
- the ruvC gene encoding crossover junction endodeoxyribonuclease RuvC yields the protein MKILGIDPGLRITGFGVIHKQGNQLTYIASGTIRTPDGDLPQRLKTILTSLGEVVQTYRPDCAAIEKVFVNVNPQSTLLLGQARGAAICALVAADLMVAEYTALQVKKAVVGHGKAQKTQVQEMVQRLLKLPGAPGPDAADALGVAICHANNSDVLGILGGLAPALAKRGLRVRGGRLVG from the coding sequence GTGAAAATCCTCGGCATCGACCCCGGCTTGCGGATCACCGGTTTCGGCGTGATCCACAAGCAAGGCAACCAGCTGACCTATATCGCCTCCGGCACCATCAGGACGCCGGACGGCGATTTGCCGCAGCGTCTCAAGACCATCCTCACCAGCCTCGGTGAAGTGGTGCAGACCTATCGCCCGGATTGCGCGGCGATCGAAAAAGTGTTCGTCAACGTCAATCCGCAATCGACCCTGTTGCTCGGGCAGGCGCGCGGGGCGGCGATTTGCGCCCTGGTGGCGGCCGACTTGATGGTGGCGGAATATACCGCGCTGCAGGTCAAGAAGGCGGTGGTCGGGCATGGCAAGGCGCAAAAGACACAGGTGCAGGAGATGGTGCAGCGCCTGCTGAAATTGCCGGGCGCACCCGGCCCCGATGCGGCTGATGCCCTCGGGGTGGCGATTTGCCACGCCAATAACAGCGATGTGCTGGGTATTCTGGGCGGCCTGGCGCCGGCGCTGGCCAAGCGCGGCTTGCGGGTGCGTGGCGGCCGCCTGGTGGGCTAA
- the dusB gene encoding tRNA dihydrouridine synthase DusB: MNIGPYSLRNNVFVAPMAGVTDRPFRQLCKQLGAGYAVSEMAASNPRLWQSEKSTRRTNHDGEMEPKAVQIAGADPSMLAECARHNVARGAQIIDINMGCPVKKVCNNWCGSALLQDEQLVRDILQAVVASVDVPVTLKFRTGWDRANKNALTIARMAEDSGIAMLTLHGRTRADGYSGEAEYATIAAVKAAVGIPVVANGDIDTPEKAKYVLELTGADAVMIGRAAQGRPWIFREIAHYLQTGDYLPAPTVAEARLVMAEHLQAHYAFYGEYLGVRTARKHIGWYVRELPGGEEFRRRMNLLDQCPDQLAALETFFDQQLGYGERLQYGLAADRLVA; encoded by the coding sequence GTGAACATCGGCCCATATTCATTGCGCAACAATGTTTTCGTCGCCCCCATGGCGGGGGTGACTGACCGGCCATTCCGGCAATTGTGCAAGCAGCTGGGTGCCGGCTATGCGGTGTCAGAGATGGCTGCGTCCAATCCGCGCCTGTGGCAATCCGAGAAAAGTACGCGCCGCACCAACCACGATGGCGAAATGGAACCGAAAGCGGTGCAGATCGCCGGCGCCGATCCAAGCATGCTGGCCGAGTGCGCCCGCCACAACGTCGCGCGCGGCGCCCAGATCATTGACATCAACATGGGCTGCCCGGTCAAGAAGGTGTGCAACAACTGGTGCGGCTCGGCGCTGTTGCAGGACGAGCAACTGGTGCGCGACATCCTGCAAGCCGTGGTGGCATCGGTCGATGTGCCGGTGACCCTGAAATTTCGCACTGGCTGGGATCGCGCCAACAAGAATGCCCTGACGATTGCGCGCATGGCTGAAGACAGCGGCATCGCCATGCTGACGCTGCACGGCCGCACGCGCGCCGACGGCTATAGTGGCGAGGCGGAGTACGCGACGATTGCCGCGGTCAAGGCGGCCGTGGGCATCCCGGTGGTAGCCAATGGCGATATCGATACGCCGGAAAAGGCGAAATATGTGCTGGAGCTTACCGGCGCCGACGCCGTGATGATCGGCCGGGCGGCGCAGGGGCGCCCGTGGATCTTCCGCGAGATCGCCCATTACCTGCAGACCGGGGATTATCTGCCGGCGCCGACGGTGGCCGAAGCGCGGCTGGTGATGGCCGAGCACCTGCAGGCGCATTACGCCTTTTATGGCGAGTACCTGGGCGTACGCACGGCGCGCAAGCATATCGGCTGGTATGTGCGCGAGCTGCCGGGCGGGGAGGAATTCCGCCGCCGCATGAACCTGCTGGACCAGTGCCCCGATCAACTCGCGGCGCTGGAGACTTTCTTCGATCAGCAGTTGGGGTATGGCGAGCGGTTACAATATGGTCTGGCCGCCGACCGGCTTGTCGCTTGA
- a CDS encoding YbhB/YbcL family Raf kinase inhibitor-like protein: MKFWSNSFHDGAVIPGEYAFCVIDPLAHVTLSSNKNPHLAWSDLPPGTGSLALVCHDPDVPSRGEDVNQEGRTVPADLPRVDFFHWVLVDLPPQLAGIEAGACSNGVTPRGKPGPGIADPALAPARHGINDYTGWFAGDPDMAGDYHGYDGPCPPWNDAIAHRYVFTLYALDLARLPVEGKFTGADVRAAMAGHVLAQAQWSGSYTLNPVLSK, from the coding sequence ATGAAATTCTGGAGCAATTCCTTTCATGACGGCGCTGTCATCCCGGGTGAATACGCCTTTTGCGTAATCGATCCGCTGGCCCATGTGACCTTGTCCTCGAATAAAAATCCGCATCTGGCCTGGAGCGACCTGCCGCCGGGTACCGGCTCGCTGGCGCTGGTGTGCCACGATCCAGATGTGCCGTCGCGCGGCGAGGATGTCAACCAGGAAGGCCGCACCGTGCCGGCGGATTTGCCGCGTGTGGATTTCTTCCATTGGGTGCTGGTGGACCTGCCGCCGCAACTGGCTGGCATCGAAGCCGGCGCCTGCAGCAATGGCGTGACGCCGCGCGGCAAGCCGGGCCCGGGGATCGCTGACCCCGCGCTTGCGCCAGCACGGCATGGCATCAACGACTACACCGGCTGGTTTGCCGGCGACCCGGACATGGCCGGCGATTACCACGGCTACGACGGCCCTTGCCCGCCATGGAACGATGCCATCGCGCATCGCTATGTTTTCACCCTGTATGCGCTGGATCTCGCCCGCTTGCCGGTCGAAGGCAAGTTCACCGGCGCCGATGTGCGCGCGGCGATGGCAGGACACGTCCTGGCGCAGGCGCAATGGTCCGGCAGCTATACCCTGAACCCCGTCTTGAGCAAGTGA
- a CDS encoding 2-keto-4-pentenoate hydratase, which yields MLMSSQANRYALQLLEARTKGRQLSPLSARGGLSIADAYEIAKTIADIRIAQGEIPVGRKVGFANRKFHARDGLVGTEGMPSWSPLFNSTVRYVEDNQGLQSLAGALQPRIQPEVIFKLGKAPEPHVSIDGLADCIEWMAHGLEIVTCPYPDWHFEVADAIAAFGLHGALLIGEPKSLSQASRHHLVQVLADSSVSLSRSDGDGYTLCAAGFGSEVLHSPVFALKRLQCLLASQAQFPPLAAGEIVSTGAWAEAYPVKPGQTWITAFSGVSLPGLHISFV from the coding sequence ATGTTGATGTCCAGTCAGGCAAATCGTTATGCACTCCAATTGCTGGAGGCGCGCACCAAAGGCAGGCAACTGTCGCCGCTGTCGGCGCGGGGGGGCTTGTCGATTGCCGATGCGTACGAGATTGCCAAGACGATTGCCGATATCCGTATTGCCCAAGGCGAAATTCCGGTGGGGCGCAAGGTGGGTTTTGCCAATCGAAAATTCCATGCCAGGGATGGCCTGGTAGGAACCGAGGGCATGCCTTCCTGGTCGCCTTTATTCAATAGCACGGTGCGTTATGTGGAAGACAACCAGGGGCTCCAGAGTCTGGCGGGGGCCTTGCAACCGCGCATACAGCCGGAGGTCATCTTCAAGCTGGGCAAGGCGCCTGAGCCGCATGTCAGTATCGATGGCCTGGCCGATTGCATCGAATGGATGGCGCATGGGCTGGAAATCGTTACCTGTCCCTATCCCGACTGGCACTTCGAGGTGGCCGATGCGATTGCCGCCTTCGGCTTGCATGGCGCCTTGCTGATTGGCGAGCCGAAATCGCTGTCGCAGGCCTCGCGCCATCATCTGGTGCAGGTATTGGCGGACTCCAGCGTTTCCCTTTCGCGCAGCGATGGCGACGGCTATACCTTGTGCGCCGCCGGCTTTGGCAGCGAGGTGCTGCACAGCCCGGTATTTGCGCTGAAGCGCTTGCAGTGCCTGCTCGCTTCGCAAGCGCAATTCCCGCCGCTGGCCGCCGGCGAAATCGTCAGCACCGGCGCCTGGGCCGAGGCGTACCCGGTGAAACCGGGGCAGACCTGGATTACGGCGTTTTCGGGCGTAAGTTTGCCGGGTTTGCACATTTCGTTTGTATAA
- a CDS encoding class I SAM-dependent methyltransferase, whose translation MKPISSLAFYCCGVRMQDAANAHPVCGDNFAHLFMSEYGVGIYELFREEQNANASILVRHRIIDELLREQLQKCPESCIVTIGAGFDSRPYRLAGGNWFELDEPPVVSWKNERLPARECHNPLQRIAIDFASETLEDKLAAIAPAGPVILVVEGVFIYLSEAEIQDFLAAFQQRFPNHQIICDLVSRDMVANYGRSLHAKIQSLGTRFQAVARPETVFTLNGYCIREGISIIERAVDFGVNKIPKLLLNYFFSGEVMGNAVYVFEPADPYGDLVI comes from the coding sequence GTGAAACCGATTTCCAGCCTGGCATTTTATTGTTGTGGCGTACGCATGCAGGATGCGGCCAATGCCCATCCAGTGTGCGGGGATAATTTTGCCCATCTCTTCATGTCCGAGTATGGCGTGGGCATCTACGAACTGTTCAGGGAAGAACAGAACGCCAACGCCAGCATTCTTGTACGCCATCGCATCATCGATGAACTCTTGCGGGAACAATTGCAAAAGTGCCCGGAAAGCTGCATTGTCACCATCGGCGCCGGCTTCGACAGCCGTCCTTATCGTCTCGCCGGCGGTAACTGGTTCGAACTGGATGAGCCGCCGGTGGTTTCCTGGAAAAATGAACGTCTGCCGGCCAGGGAATGTCACAATCCGCTGCAGCGCATCGCCATCGACTTTGCCAGCGAGACACTGGAAGACAAGCTCGCCGCAATCGCGCCGGCAGGCCCGGTGATCCTGGTGGTCGAAGGTGTATTCATTTATCTGTCGGAAGCGGAAATCCAGGATTTCCTTGCCGCATTCCAGCAACGATTTCCCAATCATCAAATTATCTGCGACCTTGTCAGCCGCGACATGGTGGCCAATTACGGCCGCAGCCTGCACGCGAAAATTCAGTCCCTCGGCACCCGCTTCCAGGCAGTCGCGCGTCCGGAAACCGTCTTTACGCTCAATGGCTATTGCATCCGCGAAGGCATCTCGATCATCGAGCGGGCCGTGGATTTCGGCGTCAACAAGATCCCCAAATTGCTGCTCAACTATTTCTTCAGCGGTGAGGTCATGGGCAACGCCGTGTATGTCTTCGAACCAGCCGATCCGTACGGCGACCTGGTGATTTAA
- the tyrS gene encoding tyrosine--tRNA ligase, with product MIDPAAPQQSSALSDAVRQALAITKRGVDELLIESDYIQKLVRAEQTGKPLRIKLGLDPTAPDLHLGHTVVLNKLRQLQDLGHQVIFLIGDFTSMIGDPSGRNITRPPLTKEQIEQNARTYFAQASLVLDKERTEIRYNSQWCDALGSAGMIQLAAKYTVARILERDDFTKRLKAGTPISVHELLYPLMQGYDSVALRSDLELGGTDQKFNLLVGRELQKESGQEPQCILTMPLLEGLDGVEKMSKSKGNYIGITEPANTMFAKVMSISDDMMWRYYELLSFRPLEEIAAFKRSAEEGRNPRDIKVLLAQEIVTRFHSAQAAGDALADFDNRAKGGIPDEIPDVSLAGAPLGIGQLLKQANLCASTSEALRMVEQGGVRIDGAVVSDKGLKVDAGAFVLQVGKRKFARVTLA from the coding sequence ATGATTGATCCTGCTGCGCCGCAGCAATCTTCTGCATTATCTGATGCCGTGAGGCAAGCTTTGGCGATCACCAAGCGCGGCGTTGACGAATTGCTCATCGAATCCGATTACATCCAGAAACTGGTGCGCGCCGAACAGACCGGCAAGCCTTTGCGCATCAAGCTGGGTCTCGATCCGACCGCGCCAGATCTGCATCTGGGCCACACCGTAGTCCTGAACAAGCTGCGGCAGTTGCAGGATCTCGGGCATCAGGTGATTTTCCTGATCGGCGACTTCACTTCGATGATCGGCGATCCATCCGGGCGCAATATCACCCGGCCGCCGCTGACGAAAGAACAGATCGAGCAGAACGCCCGTACCTATTTTGCGCAAGCCAGTCTGGTGCTCGACAAGGAGCGCACCGAGATCCGCTACAACTCGCAATGGTGCGACGCCCTCGGCTCTGCCGGCATGATCCAGCTGGCGGCCAAATACACGGTGGCGCGCATTCTCGAGCGTGACGATTTCACCAAGCGACTGAAGGCCGGCACGCCGATCTCGGTGCACGAACTGCTGTACCCGCTGATGCAAGGCTATGACTCGGTGGCGCTGCGCTCGGATCTCGAGTTGGGTGGCACCGACCAGAAATTCAACCTGCTGGTGGGCCGCGAGCTGCAAAAGGAAAGCGGCCAGGAGCCGCAATGCATTCTCACCATGCCGCTGCTGGAAGGCCTGGACGGCGTGGAAAAGATGTCCAAGTCCAAGGGCAACTACATCGGCATCACCGAGCCGGCCAACACCATGTTCGCCAAGGTGATGAGCATCTCCGACGACATGATGTGGCGTTACTATGAATTGCTGTCGTTCCGCCCGCTGGAAGAGATCGCCGCTTTCAAGCGGAGTGCCGAAGAAGGTCGCAATCCGCGCGACATCAAGGTGCTGCTGGCGCAGGAAATCGTCACGCGCTTCCATTCGGCCCAGGCCGCCGGCGATGCGCTGGCCGATTTCGACAATCGCGCCAAGGGCGGCATTCCCGACGAGATTCCGGATGTGAGTCTTGCCGGTGCGCCGCTGGGCATCGGGCAATTGCTCAAGCAAGCCAACCTGTGCGCGTCGACTTCGGAGGCCTTGCGCATGGTCGAGCAGGGCGGCGTGCGCATCGATGGCGCCGTCGTCAGCGACAAGGGCCTGAAGGTGGATGCCGGCGCGTTCGTGCTGCAGGTTGGCAAGCGCAAGTTCGCCCGCGTCACGCTGGCCTGA
- the dtd gene encoding D-aminoacyl-tRNA deacylase: MIALLQRVAQASVSVDGEVVGAIDAGLLVLLCAERGDTEKEADALLAKTLAYRVFGDESGRMNRSVEDVAGGLLLVPQFTLAADTRSGTRPSFTPAAAPADGRRLFDHVVRRAQGRHGAQRVQAGCFGAHMQVTLVNDGPVTFWLQVAPPR, translated from the coding sequence ATGATCGCACTGCTGCAACGCGTGGCGCAAGCCAGCGTCAGTGTCGATGGCGAGGTCGTTGGCGCCATCGATGCCGGCTTGCTGGTCCTGTTGTGCGCCGAACGTGGCGACACTGAAAAAGAAGCCGATGCCTTGCTGGCCAAGACGCTGGCTTACCGCGTATTCGGCGACGAATCCGGACGCATGAACCGCAGTGTCGAGGATGTGGCCGGCGGCTTGCTGCTGGTGCCGCAATTTACCTTGGCGGCAGATACCCGTTCCGGCACGCGCCCCTCGTTTACGCCGGCCGCTGCGCCGGCAGACGGGCGGCGCCTGTTCGATCACGTGGTGCGCCGGGCGCAGGGCCGCCATGGTGCGCAGCGAGTGCAAGCCGGGTGTTTCGGTGCGCACATGCAGGTGACGCTGGTCAACGACGGTCCGGTGACCTTCTGGCTGCAAGTGGCCCCGCCGCGCTGA
- the purH gene encoding bifunctional phosphoribosylaminoimidazolecarboxamide formyltransferase/IMP cyclohydrolase, whose translation MIKQALISVSDKTGVLEFARELSTMGVKLLSTGGTAKLLAENGLAVTEVADYTGFPEMLDGRVKTLHPKVHGGILARRDFPEHQAALAKHDIPTIDMVVVNLYPFQQTVAKDQCTLEDAIENIDIGGPAMLRSSAKNHKDVVVICDPVDYTRVLAELTAGAGEVSYATKFDLAKKVFAHTAAYDGAITNYFTALGEDKAHATRSAYPATLNQQFLKVQEMRYGENPHQSAAFYRDAQPVAGALANYTQLQGKELSYNNIADADAAWECVKTFDATACVIIKHANPCGVAIGANALEAYSKALQTDPTSAFGGIIAFNCELDGFAAEAVVKQFVEVLIAPSFSAEARQIFSAKANVRLLEIPLGKGLNQYDFKRVGGGLLVQSPDAKNVMPAELRVVSKKQPTPQQLQDLMFAWRVAKFVKSNAIVFCANGMTLGVGAGQMSRIDSARIASIKAQNAKLSLVGSAVASDAFFPFRDGLDVVVDAGATCVIHPGGSMRDQEVIDAADERGVVMLYTGIRHFRH comes from the coding sequence ATGATCAAACAAGCTCTCATCTCCGTTTCGGACAAGACCGGCGTCCTTGAATTCGCGCGCGAACTGTCGACCATGGGCGTCAAGCTGCTGTCCACCGGCGGCACCGCCAAGCTGCTCGCCGAGAATGGCCTGGCTGTCACCGAAGTCGCGGATTACACGGGCTTTCCGGAAATGCTGGATGGCCGCGTCAAGACCCTGCATCCGAAGGTGCATGGCGGTATCCTGGCGCGCCGCGATTTCCCGGAGCACCAGGCAGCTCTCGCCAAGCACGATATCCCGACCATCGACATGGTGGTGGTGAACCTGTATCCGTTCCAGCAAACCGTGGCCAAGGACCAGTGCACGCTGGAAGACGCCATCGAAAACATCGACATCGGCGGTCCGGCCATGCTGCGCTCCTCCGCCAAGAACCATAAGGATGTGGTGGTGATTTGCGATCCGGTCGATTACACCCGCGTGCTCGCCGAGTTGACGGCCGGCGCCGGCGAAGTCAGCTACGCAACCAAGTTCGACCTGGCGAAAAAAGTGTTTGCGCATACCGCAGCATACGACGGCGCCATCACCAATTATTTCACGGCGCTGGGCGAAGACAAGGCGCACGCCACGCGTAGCGCCTATCCGGCCACGCTCAACCAGCAATTCCTGAAAGTGCAGGAAATGCGCTACGGTGAAAATCCGCATCAGTCGGCTGCTTTTTATCGCGATGCGCAGCCGGTCGCGGGGGCGCTGGCCAACTATACCCAGCTGCAGGGCAAGGAACTGTCATATAACAATATCGCCGACGCCGACGCTGCCTGGGAATGCGTGAAAACCTTCGATGCCACCGCCTGCGTGATCATCAAGCATGCCAATCCCTGCGGCGTGGCGATCGGCGCCAATGCGCTGGAAGCTTACAGCAAGGCCTTGCAGACCGATCCGACTTCGGCCTTCGGCGGCATCATCGCCTTCAATTGCGAACTCGATGGCTTCGCTGCCGAAGCGGTGGTCAAGCAATTCGTTGAAGTCCTGATCGCGCCTTCCTTCAGCGCGGAAGCCAGGCAGATTTTCTCCGCCAAGGCCAATGTGCGCCTGCTCGAGATCCCGCTCGGCAAGGGTCTCAACCAGTACGATTTCAAGCGCGTCGGCGGCGGCCTGCTGGTGCAGTCGCCGGATGCGAAAAACGTCATGCCGGCGGAATTGCGCGTGGTGAGCAAAAAGCAGCCGACCCCGCAGCAACTGCAGGATTTGATGTTCGCCTGGCGCGTGGCCAAGTTCGTCAAGTCGAACGCCATCGTTTTCTGTGCCAACGGCATGACGCTGGGCGTCGGTGCCGGCCAGATGAGCCGCATCGACTCCGCCCGCATCGCCTCGATCAAGGCGCAGAACGCCAAGCTGTCGCTGGTGGGTTCGGCGGTGGCGTCGGATGCCTTCTTCCCGTTCCGCGACGGCCTCGATGTGGTGGTCGATGCGGGTGCTACCTGCGTGATCCATCCGGGCGGCTCGATGCGCGACCAGGAAGTGATCGACGCCGCCGACGAGCGCGGCGTGGTGATGCTGTACACCGGCATCCGCCACTTCCGTCATTGA
- the ruvA gene encoding Holliday junction branch migration protein RuvA: MIGRLSGILLEKNPPQLLIDCHGVGYEVGVPMSTFYNLPALGEKVVLLTHLAVREDAHLLYGFASVEERNVFKELIKISGVGARTALSILSGMSVADLAQAITLQESGRLTRVPGIGKKTAERLLLELKGKLGADLGAAGVSVHGDASGDVMNALLALGYSDKEAVLALKQVPAGTGVSEGIKLALKALSKG; this comes from the coding sequence ATGATAGGCCGTCTTTCTGGAATCTTGCTTGAGAAAAATCCACCACAGCTGCTGATCGATTGTCATGGCGTGGGATATGAAGTGGGGGTGCCGATGAGCACCTTTTATAACTTGCCCGCCCTCGGCGAGAAAGTGGTGCTGCTGACCCACCTCGCGGTACGCGAAGATGCGCATTTGCTGTATGGCTTTGCCAGCGTCGAAGAACGCAATGTGTTCAAGGAATTGATCAAGATTTCCGGCGTCGGCGCGCGCACGGCCTTGTCCATCCTTTCCGGCATGTCGGTGGCCGACCTGGCACAGGCAATCACCTTGCAGGAATCCGGCCGCCTGACGCGGGTGCCGGGTATCGGCAAGAAGACGGCTGAGCGACTGTTGCTGGAACTGAAGGGCAAGCTCGGCGCCGACCTGGGTGCTGCCGGCGTGTCTGTCCATGGCGACGCCAGCGGCGATGTCATGAACGCCTTGCTGGCGCTCGGCTATTCGGACAAGGAAGCCGTGCTGGCGCTGAAGCAGGTACCTGCGGGCACTGGCGTATCCGAGGGCATCAAGCTGGCGCTGAAAGCCTTGTCAAAGGGTTGA
- a CDS encoding Fis family transcriptional regulator → MSKDNIQDVVRKSLEKYFKDLGEQQPTNVYEMVVFTVEKPILEAVMARAEGNQSQAAEMLGINRNTLRKKLQQHGLLQ, encoded by the coding sequence ATGAGCAAAGACAATATCCAAGACGTCGTCAGGAAAAGCCTGGAAAAGTATTTCAAGGACCTGGGCGAACAGCAACCGACGAACGTCTATGAAATGGTGGTTTTCACCGTTGAAAAACCCATTCTTGAGGCGGTGATGGCGCGCGCCGAGGGCAACCAGTCGCAGGCGGCCGAGATGCTGGGCATCAACCGCAATACGCTGCGCAAGAAATTGCAGCAACACGGTTTGCTCCAATAA